A genomic window from Daphnia carinata strain CSIRO-1 chromosome 9, CSIRO_AGI_Dcar_HiC_V3, whole genome shotgun sequence includes:
- the LOC130688625 gene encoding cotranscriptional regulator FAM172A homolog isoform X1 has translation MCKLILSFLPVFLSSRLARFSQAMDDSFPKTLKEFGYAFNDQGQLRIIDSNSGVAGELPFEFEVDKHNHDYNQRRYEALGEIIDQHVYELLETRGKLEKLVLTRGDCSVSSNKIESFIFVSDDIFTNSDKLLVLVHGSGVVKAGQWARRLIINDNLDTGTQLPFIELAKKKGYAVIVTNTNDNYRVIDKKKKLIQGSENPVNHLLSVWNQVIDKSPAKHIAFVAHSYGGVCILELASQVEDKFQDRVFALAMTDSVHSMVHHSSIAASLQQFLCQIGRNWVSSGLPLDTPIGRPPNDIDRVSAGHTQHEMTSYCSMSSIFQFLEEKLQQKQQQPI, from the exons ATGTGCAAACTGATTCTATC GTTCTTACCAGTATTCCTTTCTTCTCGTTTAGCCAGATTTTCACAAGCGATGGATGATTCGTTTCCAAAAACGCTAAAAGAATTCGGTTATGCATTCAATGACC AGGGTCAGTTGCGAATCATTGACTCAAACAGTGGTGTTGCAGGAGAGCTTCCCTTTGAATTCGAAGTGGATAAACACAACCATGATTACAACCAAAGGCGCTATGAAGCCCTAGGAGAA ATAATTGACCAGCATGTCTATGAACTGCTTGAGACTAGAGGGAAACTAGAGAAATTAGTTTTAACGAGAGGAGACTGCAGCGTGAGTTCCAACAAAATAGAATCCTTCATCTTTGTCAGTGATGATATTTTCACCAATAGTGATAAATTGCTTGTGTTAGTCCATGGAAGCGGTGTAGTTAAGGCTGGACAGTGGGCTCGTAG ATTAATCATCAATGACAATCTGGATACTGGAACACAGTTACCTTTCATTGAGCTGGCCAAGAAGAAAGGTTATGCAGTCATAGTTACAAATACAAATGATAATTATAGAgtaattgacaaaaaaaagaagctgatACAG GGCAGTGAGAATCCTGTGAATCATTTGCTATCAG TCTGGAATCAGGTTATTGACAAGAGTCCGGCTAAACATATCGCCTTTGTGGCGCACAGCTACGGCGGTGTCTGTATTTTGGAACTG GCAAGTCAGGTCGAGGATAAGTTTCAAGATCGCGTGTTTGCCCTGGCGATGACGGATTCCGTCCACAGCATGGTACACCACAGTTCGATCGCGGCCAGCCTACAGCAATTCCTTTGTCAG ATTGGTCGCAATTGGGTATCATCCGGCCTACCGCTGGACACGCCAATAGGACGGCCGCCTAACGATATCGATCGCGTATCGGCAG GTCACACGCAACACGAGATGACCTCGTACTGTAGCATGTCCAGTATATTTCAGTTCCTGGAAGAAAAATTGCAGCAAAAGCAACAACAGCCCATTTAA
- the LOC130688623 gene encoding phosphoribosyl pyrophosphate synthase-associated protein 2-like yields the protein MVSVSSQLANRTLISGSATDDRHKLLHVTLVVSCSFCLHEKPIIEVIFHQLTVQFSRMDRSKVGELMVITGNSHPELADLIAKRLGIKVGAASIYHKTNRETMVDIADSVRGKDVYIIQTGTKDVNNNIMELLIMAYACKTSSARSIVGVIPYLPYSKQCKMRKRGCIVSKLVAKMMCRSGLNHLITMDLHQKEIQGFFDCPVDNLRASPFLLQYIQESIPDFRNAVIVARDPGSAKKATSYAERLRLGIAVIHGEQKEAESDMVDGRHSPPSVRSRTMDAAGGMPVMTAKEKPPINVVGDVGGRIAIMVDDMIDDVRSFVAAAEVLKDRGAYKIYVMATHGLLSSDAPRLIEDSPIDEVVVTNTIPHEIQKMQCHKIKTVDISVLLAEAIRRIHNKESMSYLFRNVTLED from the exons ATGGTTTCCGTCAGCTCTCAGCTGGCAAATCGTACTCTCATATCGGGTTCGGCAACAGACGACCGCCATAAGTTGTTGCACGTCACTCTCGTCGTTTCATGTTCTTTCTGTCTCCACGAAAAACCTATTATTGAAGTTATTTTCCATCAGTTAACAG TACAGTTTTCAAGAATGGATCGCAGTAAAGTTGGCGAGCTCATGGTCATAACTGGAAATTCCCATCCTGAGCTGGCTGATCTTATCGCCAA GCGGTTAGGCATCAAGGTTGGTGCTGCTTCGATTTATCACAAGACTAACCGTGAGACTATGGTTGATATTGCTGATTCCGTTAGAGGGAAAGATGTGTACATCATTCAAACAGGAACCAA agatgtcaacaacaacattatGGAGCTATTGATTATGGCTTACGCCTGCAAAACGTCCTCGGCACGAAGCATCGTGGGTGTCATCCCCTATCTACCCTACAGTAAACAGT GTAAGATGCGCAAGCGAGGGTGCATCGTATCCAAACTAGTGGCAAAAATGATGTGCCGCTCCGGATTAAATCATCTTATCACCATGGATCtgcatcaaaaagaaattcaaggTTTCTTCGATTGTCCAGTCGACAACCTTCGTGCTTCACCCTTCCTTCTTCAATACATTCAAGAATCC ATCCCAGATTTTAGGAACGCTGTAATTGTAGCCCGTGATCCTGGATCAGCCAAGAAAGCCACTTCTTACGCTGAGCGCCTTCGTCTAGGAATCGCCGTCATTCACGGCGAACAGAAAGAA GCTGAATCAGACATGGTGGACGGAAGGCACTCTCCACCATCAGTACGCAGTCGCACTATGGACGCAGCCGGAGGAATGCCGGTTATGACTGCTAAAGAAAAGCCACCGATTAATGTTGTTGGAGATGTCGGCGGCAGGATCGCTATCATGGTG gatgacATGATCGACGACGTGAGGTCGTTCGTGGCAGCTGCCGAAGTCTTGAAGGACCGAGGTGCTTACAAAATCTACGTAATGGCCACACACGGCTTACTTTCATCTGATGCCCCTAGGCTTATCGAAGATTCACCGATCGACGAAGTCGTAGTTACCAATACGATTCCacatgaaattcaaaagatGCAGTGCCATAAGATCAAAACAGT
- the LOC130688625 gene encoding cotranscriptional regulator FAM172A homolog isoform X2: MDDSFPKTLKEFGYAFNDQGQLRIIDSNSGVAGELPFEFEVDKHNHDYNQRRYEALGEIIDQHVYELLETRGKLEKLVLTRGDCSVSSNKIESFIFVSDDIFTNSDKLLVLVHGSGVVKAGQWARRLIINDNLDTGTQLPFIELAKKKGYAVIVTNTNDNYRVIDKKKKLIQGSENPVNHLLSVWNQVIDKSPAKHIAFVAHSYGGVCILELASQVEDKFQDRVFALAMTDSVHSMVHHSSIAASLQQFLCQIGRNWVSSGLPLDTPIGRPPNDIDRVSAGHTQHEMTSYCSMSSIFQFLEEKLQQKQQQPI; the protein is encoded by the exons ATGGATGATTCGTTTCCAAAAACGCTAAAAGAATTCGGTTATGCATTCAATGACC AGGGTCAGTTGCGAATCATTGACTCAAACAGTGGTGTTGCAGGAGAGCTTCCCTTTGAATTCGAAGTGGATAAACACAACCATGATTACAACCAAAGGCGCTATGAAGCCCTAGGAGAA ATAATTGACCAGCATGTCTATGAACTGCTTGAGACTAGAGGGAAACTAGAGAAATTAGTTTTAACGAGAGGAGACTGCAGCGTGAGTTCCAACAAAATAGAATCCTTCATCTTTGTCAGTGATGATATTTTCACCAATAGTGATAAATTGCTTGTGTTAGTCCATGGAAGCGGTGTAGTTAAGGCTGGACAGTGGGCTCGTAG ATTAATCATCAATGACAATCTGGATACTGGAACACAGTTACCTTTCATTGAGCTGGCCAAGAAGAAAGGTTATGCAGTCATAGTTACAAATACAAATGATAATTATAGAgtaattgacaaaaaaaagaagctgatACAG GGCAGTGAGAATCCTGTGAATCATTTGCTATCAG TCTGGAATCAGGTTATTGACAAGAGTCCGGCTAAACATATCGCCTTTGTGGCGCACAGCTACGGCGGTGTCTGTATTTTGGAACTG GCAAGTCAGGTCGAGGATAAGTTTCAAGATCGCGTGTTTGCCCTGGCGATGACGGATTCCGTCCACAGCATGGTACACCACAGTTCGATCGCGGCCAGCCTACAGCAATTCCTTTGTCAG ATTGGTCGCAATTGGGTATCATCCGGCCTACCGCTGGACACGCCAATAGGACGGCCGCCTAACGATATCGATCGCGTATCGGCAG GTCACACGCAACACGAGATGACCTCGTACTGTAGCATGTCCAGTATATTTCAGTTCCTGGAAGAAAAATTGCAGCAAAAGCAACAACAGCCCATTTAA